A genome region from Colwellia sp. Arc7-D includes the following:
- a CDS encoding GGDEF domain-containing protein, whose product MRTVNVVNHPNSKFNAFTLFQHSEQQSQRNLALLEQLQTTLDVKQLINIFAIEVAKYLDFSGLYFKHADISATARGSRQAKSERQFELKLNGQFFGIITYAVNMPISIANFKVLTELHDLLINPLNNAVQYYQAMQLAMQDSLTQLGNRRSFDEQIKRTMAQACRRHTRAGLILSDLNKFKAINDNYGHDIGDNVLIQFAEALRQSVRDTDSVFRFGGDEFAIIVADATEQSLAVIEQRIYHAISRDALLAKYNVTSSLGLAFMNRADNATSFFKRADNALYSQKRAIPQKLSIVSQS is encoded by the coding sequence ATGCGAACAGTCAATGTTGTTAATCACCCTAACTCAAAATTTAATGCCTTCACGTTATTTCAACACAGTGAACAACAAAGCCAACGTAATTTGGCCTTGCTTGAGCAGTTACAAACTACATTAGATGTTAAGCAGCTGATCAACATTTTTGCGATAGAAGTAGCCAAGTATCTTGATTTTAGTGGCCTGTATTTCAAGCATGCCGATATAAGTGCGACCGCTAGAGGCAGCAGGCAAGCAAAATCTGAGCGCCAATTTGAGTTAAAACTTAATGGTCAGTTTTTTGGCATTATTACTTACGCTGTTAATATGCCGATTAGTATCGCCAACTTTAAAGTGTTAACTGAGTTACATGACTTATTGATTAACCCACTAAATAATGCCGTTCAGTACTACCAAGCTATGCAGTTGGCGATGCAAGACAGCTTAACGCAATTAGGAAACCGACGTAGTTTTGACGAACAAATTAAACGTACCATGGCACAAGCCTGTCGTCGACATACACGTGCAGGGTTAATTTTGAGTGATCTCAACAAGTTTAAAGCAATTAATGATAACTATGGTCACGATATAGGCGACAATGTATTAATACAGTTTGCTGAGGCATTACGTCAAAGTGTTCGTGATACTGACTCTGTTTTCCGCTTTGGTGGTGATGAGTTTGCAATCATAGTAGCAGATGCAACTGAACAGTCACTTGCTGTTATAGAGCAGAGAATTTATCATGCCATATCGCGTGATGCTTTGTTAGCAAAGTACAATGTTACCAGTAGTTTAGGATTAGCTTTCATGAATAGAGCTGATAATGCGACAAGCTTTTTTAAACGAGCAGATAATGCTCTATATTCACAAAAAAGGGCTATTCCACAAAAGTTAAGTATTGTTTCTCAAAGTTGA